In a genomic window of candidate division KSB1 bacterium:
- a CDS encoding DUF502 domain-containing protein has protein sequence MTTALVPTPDHHFASKLKGYFLTGLLVLVPISLTVYIIYELFLAIDGILKGVIFVMISRWFGVQISQPIPGLGFITLFVLILSTGMAARSYFGKKLVDVGDRVVTRIPFISRIYGTVQQVSQAVFGERHDVFKKTVLVPFPSKGMWRLGFIVREPARAIKEALGEDIVAVLVPHTPNPTSGFLVFFPKSEVVEVDMPVEDALHLIISGGTASPKARKQPHMMLTRDHVETLQKKAT, from the coding sequence ATGACCACAGCTTTGGTGCCAACCCCCGACCATCATTTTGCCAGCAAACTCAAAGGTTATTTTTTAACCGGCCTGCTCGTTTTGGTTCCGATCAGCTTGACGGTCTACATTATTTATGAGCTTTTTCTGGCGATCGACGGCATCTTGAAAGGCGTCATCTTCGTGATGATCAGCCGCTGGTTTGGCGTGCAGATCAGCCAGCCGATTCCGGGCCTGGGTTTCATCACGCTTTTCGTGCTCATTCTCAGCACCGGCATGGCGGCGCGGAGTTACTTCGGCAAAAAGCTGGTCGATGTCGGGGACCGCGTGGTGACGCGCATTCCGTTCATCAGCCGGATTTACGGCACGGTGCAGCAGGTGAGCCAGGCCGTTTTCGGCGAGCGCCACGATGTGTTCAAGAAAACCGTGCTGGTGCCGTTTCCCAGCAAGGGCATGTGGCGCCTGGGTTTCATCGTGCGCGAGCCGGCCCGGGCCATCAAGGAGGCGCTCGGCGAGGATATTGTGGCGGTGCTGGTGCCGCATACGCCCAACCCCACTTCCGGCTTTTTGGTTTTCTTTCCGAAAAGCGAGGTGGTCGAGGTGGACATGCCGGTGGAAGACGCGCTGCATTTGATCATCTCCGGCGGCACCGCCTCGCCCAAGGCCCGCAAGCAGCCGCACATGATGCTCACACGCGATCATGTCGAGACTTTGCAAAAGAAGGCGACGTGA